One region of Balaenoptera ricei isolate mBalRic1 chromosome 5, mBalRic1.hap2, whole genome shotgun sequence genomic DNA includes:
- the LOC132366372 gene encoding transcription initiation factor TFIID subunit 13, giving the protein MADEEEDPTFEEENEEIGGGAEGGQGKRKRLFSKELRCMMYGFGDDQNPYTESVDILEDLVIEFITEMTHKAMSIGRQGRVQVEDIVFLIRKDPRKFARVKDLLTMNEELKRARKAFDEANYGS; this is encoded by the coding sequence ATGGCAGATGAAGAAGAAGACCCCACctttgaggaagaaaatgaagaaattggaGGAGGTGCAGAAGGTGGACAGGGTAAAAGAAAGAGACTTTTTTCTAAAGAATTACGGTGTATGATGTATGGGTTTGGGGATGACCAGAATCCTTATACTGAGTCAGTAGATATTCTTGAAGACCTTGTCATAGAGTTCATCACTGAAATGACTCACAAGGCAATGTCAATTGGAAGACAAGGTCGGGTACAAGTTGAAGATATCGTCTTCTTGATTCGAAAGGACCCAAGAAAGTTTGCTAGGGTTAAAGACTTGCTTACTATGAATGAAGAATTGAAACGAGCtagaaaagcatttgatgaaGCAAACTATGGATCTTGA